One segment of Phragmites australis chromosome 13, lpPhrAust1.1, whole genome shotgun sequence DNA contains the following:
- the LOC133888483 gene encoding pentatricopeptide repeat-containing protein At1g79490, mitochondrial-like, producing MLLRVGLARSIRPRGGAVIPLSLPLARGRRGLSFEPPPPPEWTDTVEYLDESGALLSSATGARPAVPGADTTILSGASAHPLPRPAAAARLAALALRHRSGAPLSAALSALPSAPDPALLLLAAASLPASDPAPLICLIAWARLQPWFVPSDNLSSLLAARLPPATHSSDLLALFDDTLAVPDPAAFPKTLNAVVSALATHGLLEPAFYCFKRLRDAGFRGLETPAYNALLSLLLTRGLAFKAFEVLDEMVASGCALDGGTYELAVPALARAGRIDAARKMFEEMKQRKGVGRAPAGVYSVMVDVLAKAGRLDAAMGMYREMVAVGHRVSTAVSTAMVEGLLRSGKLDAGMELWEEMRRGGLRPSFGLYTMVVEANARSGRLDIAAKLFGDMEKAGFFPTPSTYSCLVEMHSSAGQVDAAMRLYHSMANAGTRPGLSTFSALLTMLANKRLLDLAAKVLLEMKASGFPIEVTASDLLMIYIKDGSTDLALRWLRFMGSAGIRTNNFIIRQLFESCMKTGLYDSARPLLETYIAGAAKVDLILYTSILAHLVRCQDESRERAIMDILSASKHKAHDFMCGLFTGPEQRKKPVLSFVREFFQGIDYDNEESAARYLVNVLLNYLVLMGQMNRARCVWKVAYENKLFAKAIVFDQHIAWSLDVRNLSVGAALVATVHTLHRFRKRMLYYGVVPRRIKLVTGPTLKMVVAQVLASLESPFEVNKVVLRAPGDSVLEWFKKPIVQQFLLNEIPSKADVLMHRLNVMFPSSAPEARSLSLPRSLGMTR from the coding sequence TGGACGAGTCGGGCGCGCTGCTTTCCTCGGCAACCGGCGCGCGGCCCGCCGTGCCTGGCGCGGACACCACCATCCTCTCTGGCGCCTCCGCGCACCCACTGCCGCGCCCCGCCGCGGCGGCTCGCCTCGCCGCGCTCGCGCTCCGCCATCGCTCGGGGGCGCCCCtctccgccgccctctccgcGCTCCCCTCCGCGCCCGACcccgcgctcctcctcctcgccgccgcctcgctcCCGGCATCCGACCCCGCCCCGCTCATCTGCCTCATCGCCTGGGCGCGCCTCCAGCCCTGGTTCGTCCCCTCCGACAACCTCTCCTCGCTCCTCGCCGCGCGCCTTCCGCCCGCCACCCACTCCTCCGACCTCCTCGCCCTTTTCGACGACACCCTCGCCGTTCCCGACCCCGCCGCCTTCCCCAAGACGCTCAACGCCGTCGTCTCCGCGCTCGCCACTCACGGCCTCCTCGAGCCGGCCTTCTACTGCTTCAAACGCCTCCGTGACGCTGGCTTCAGGGGCCTCGAGACGCCCGCGTACAACGCTCTCCTCTCGCTGCTGCTCACCAGGGGCCTCGCCTTCAAAGCCTTTGAGGTACTCGACGAAATGGTGGCGTCGGGGTGCGCCCTCGACGGGGGCACGTACGAGCTCGCGGTGCCTGCTCTGGCGCGCGCAGGGAGGATCGACGCCGCCCGCAAGATGTTCGAAGAAATGAAGCAGAGGAAGGGAGTCGGGCGGGCTCCGGCGGGGGTGTATTCCGTGATGGTGGACGTGCTGGCCAAGGCAGGGAGGCTCGACGCGGCCATGGGGATGTACAGAGAGATGGTGGCCGTGGGCCACCGGGTGAGCACGGCAGTGAGCACCGCCATGGTGGAGGGACTGTTGAGGTCTGGGAAGCTGGATGCTGGGATGGAGCTTTGGGAGGAGATGAGGCGGGGAGGGCTCCGACCGAGCTTCGGGTTGTACACCATGGTGGTTGAGGCGAATGCACGGTCTGGAAGGTTGGACATCGCCGCCAAGCTGTTCGGTGACATGGAGAAGGCTGGGTTCTTCCCCACACCGTCCACATATTCATGTCTGGTGGAAATGCATTCTTCGGCAGGGCAGGTGGATGCAGCGATGCGGTTGTATCACTCCATGGCGAATGCAGGGACAAGGCCGGGGTTGAGCACGTTTTCAGCCCTGCTGACTATGCTGGCGAATAAGAGGCTGTTGGATTTGGCTGCAAAGGTGTTGCTGGAGATGAAGGCGTCAGGGTTCCCGATCGAGGTGACTGCAAGTGACCTGCTGATGATCTACATCAAGGATGGATCTACTGACCTTGCACTCCGGTGGCTACGGTTCATGGGCTCAGCTGGCATAAGGACCAACAACTTCATCATAAGGCAGCTATTCGAGTCTTGCATGAAGACAGGGCTGTATGACTCGGCGCGGCCACTGCTCGAGACATATATCGCTGGGGCAGCTAAGGTGGACTTGATTCTCTACACATCCATCCTCGCGCATTTGGTGCGGTGTCAGGACGAGAGCAGAGAGCGGGCAATCATGGACATCCTGAGCGCCAGCAAGCACAAGGCGCATGACTTCATGTGCGGGCTGTTCACCGGGCCGGAGCAGCGCAAGAAGCCTGTGCTCTCCTTTGTGCGCGAGTTTTTCCAGGGCATTGACTACGACAACGAGGAGAGCGCGGCCAGGTACTTGGTGAACGTCCTCCTCAACTACTTGGTGCTCATGGGGCAGATGAACCGCGCCCGCTGCGTGTGGAAGGTTGCGTACGAGAACAAGCTGTTTGCCAAGGCGATCGTCTTCGACCAGCACATCGCCTGGTCCCTGGACGTCCGGAACCTGTCCGTGGGCGCGGCACTCGTGGCGACCGTGCACACACTGCACCGGTTCAGGAAGCGGATGCTCTACTACGGGGTGGTGCCACGGCGCATCAAGCTGGTGACGGGCCCAACGCTCAAGATGGTGGTGGCGCAGGTGCTGGCGTCGCTGGAGTCCCCGTTCGAGGTGAACAAGGTCGTCCTGCGGGCGCCCGGCGACTCCGTGCTGGAGTGGTTCAAGAAGCCGATCGTCCAGCAGTTCCTGCTGAACGAGATACCGTCCAAGGCCGACGTCCTCATGCACAGGCTCAACGTGATGTTCCCAAGCTCGGCGCCGGAGGCCCGGTCCCTGTCCCTCCCCAGATCCCTTGGCATGACAAGGTGA